Genomic DNA from Deinococcus planocerae:
GATATGGCAGTAGGAAGAGGTACGTGTCGTCGTCCACGTCGCTGGGGTAGCCTCGCCGGGTCACCCCCGCATTCTGCCCTGCCCAGACTCTTACCCGAAAGTTCAACCGTGTTCTTGGCAGCCTCTACAGCGGGATCGCGGTCCACCCCGAGCTGGGCAAGGCCACTGCGGCTTACCCTAAGGGCGTCCTGCACCGCCTAGTGCAGTTGCTCGACGAACACGTACGCCCCTTTATCAGCGTTTACCACGACTTTGATGTGGTGGGACAGTTTTACGGAGAGTTCCTGAAGTATACTGGTGGCGACAAGAAAGCCCTGGGCATCGTCTTGACGCCGCGCCACATCTGCGAGCTATTCGCGCTGCTGGCCGATCTGACACCTGACAGTGTAGTGGCCGACACCTGCACTGGCACCAGCGCCTTCTTAATTTCCAGCATGGTAAATATGGTTGGCAAGGCGACTACCGACGACCAGGTGGGGAAAATTAAGAAGCACGGCCTGATCGGAGTGGAGCAGCCGCCGCAGATGTTCGCCCTTGCGGCTTCCAACATGATCCTGCGCGGTGACGGGAAGGCAAACCTTTACCAGGGGTCATGCTTCGATGAGGGTATCGTGGCCGCCGTCAAAGCGCACCAGCCCACAGTCGGGATGCTGAATCCGCCCTATAGCCAGGGCGATGCATCGCTCCATGAGTTGCGATTCATTCAACAATTGCTCGATGTCTTGGTGAAGGGTGGCCGCGCCTTCTGCATCGTCCCGATGTCCTGTGCCATCGCGCCCCACCCACTGA
This window encodes:
- a CDS encoding HsdM family class I SAM-dependent methyltransferase — encoded protein: MLDEHVRPFISVYHDFDVVGQFYGEFLKYTGGDKKALGIVLTPRHICELFALLADLTPDSVVADTCTGTSAFLISSMVNMVGKATTDDQVGKIKKHGLIGVEQPPQMFALAASNMILRGDGKANLYQGSCFDEGIVAAVKAHQPTVGMLNPPYSQGDASLHELRFIQQLLDVLVKGGRAFCIVPMSCAIAPHPLKAELMTHHTLEAVMSMPTELFYPVGTVTCIMVWKAGTPHATTNRKTWFGYWKDDGFSKTKHRGRIDLHGRWQAIRDRWVEMYREGEEHAGESIKAKVGPTDEWCAEAYMETDYSTITEADFDAVLRDYAVFHMTGGQVAVPEDEGAAE